In Daphnia pulex isolate KAP4 chromosome 7, ASM2113471v1, one genomic interval encodes:
- the LOC124197417 gene encoding uncharacterized protein LOC124197417 isoform X2 yields MSNGNFVIRQIKMTENKYSLNVSSSENDDEFVCDICKVIVYKNDTKYALSACFNECHFFCPPCKQSSAATDGSKDSQPELSCPLCMLSERENEVKEQLWCSQCNVPASLACYEESHIIQNYNDLYNAHSLKLKLQINETNAACDHTLVKCRQIQSVHQVILTWMQWLHLEISQWNSANNDTVAQLESLKISEGFHVPRGKDLQCNINNINQLLAQSNDRIQEAQASQLKVSQLFETYHECTTQQELTSSAQTSNVESTELMKWFSTSFNQTNQSCINVLAFLISLLRKGDKKIKEEEQDSNDARGKAIIRPNKRRAEDDQESSRVGKKARNESSDRFEEDPSCDVSRNNTDSLAIKKEKDYPEENENQAEQTFSNQVLEDRAAELDKEAERNTDVSNRIARLEADLEFMTKQIKQAKESEAKARKETLNQTERAKRTEEKYELELKQHSSDVKQLKAAHEQLAQSRSQLAKVLRQLSNRSTPDLIEKLQRDKELLEKRLEQVQTEMDEIKEAREKSILQVMRVNAESVALKITLQEEVRSAKEESQQLKTKLTETMAKHINELHRFRDYKTQFEELKIEFDKLILEKEKCSANLAAVQAAQIKDQEIAKNKAELEKANPKIVKQEMHQPCLSSTKQQNVPVVANQQHPAAQHVTSTLTPQQVIQRNPTNKCNVQNVVVQNVGNPYKQLQIFNFNAIAADMLVELHNNNGNVVQFVYPCNNCKRPAETGFYCGECDDFKLCFLCHKKDGHHHKMEKFGFELDRINSSSHLKDVTEDRISRIDRRILSFVHSFYCIIDYCLEPFCRTMKEVVAHNLACHAKTSIGEFKGSPKLQSRCLVCRQLVGLIISHAHNCTDLECSKPYCSNVKKKIKNNLFLDNLFKSTRKALPPPKKLGNPNLEPLGSRNKNQIPINTTTTSSADLSKKDLSKKPLPDKSPADDFPRAVHSVIQAPTSSGSVDSGIVISSPTAITYAENLKRIQENVALVIHAHKCLQGVNQANESCPTPHCLKMKNILNHVRSCQNGESCQVPHCSNSKKIISHWRNCCKSDCLFCVALKASDHNKVTVDSSGAGVVALTVKPYEALGGTQAPTKSVQGQLPRLQPAPSQQLNSTAQMENVRPVTSTGYVSHVATQDGGDNQRAGEDAVKTSNSMGVLPKLQEFGKRVITPLQLNVSHPTTPCVLDPPPITNLLTSQNVTVDGEVNQAIHPVGAKTNVDTSTSADGEKRKIPQESVDSIPQQPLSGKTMHLGLAIAMGGGICCPVGAMNRKALAKLLLDPEPFGCRIRSTLKELLMKMKSPNVTEETRQRIAIFFGINYLFVCSFFRKQSEQSGL; encoded by the exons ATGTCGAATGGTAACTTCGTAATAagacag ATCAAAATGACGGAAAATAAGTACTCGTTAAATGTATCTTCATCCGAAAACGATGATGAATTCGTTTGTGATATATGCAAAGTAATTGTTTATAAGAATGATACAAAATATGCATTATCAGCATGTTTCAATGAGTGCCACTTCTTTTGTCCTCCTTGTAAACAG TCATCAGCAGCAACTGATGGTAGCAAAGATAGTCAGCCCGAATTAAGCTGTCCTCTGTGTATGTTGTCAGAAAGAGAGAATGAAGT AAAAGAACAACTGTGGTGTTCTCAGTGTAATGTTCCAGCATCACTGGCCTGCTATGAAGAAAGCCATATAATACAGAATTATAATGATCTCTACAATGCTCATTCTTTAAAGCTAAAGCTTCAGATTAACGAAACAAATGCTGCCTGTGACCATACTTTGGTGAAATGTCGTCAAATTCAGTCTGTTCATCAAGTAATTCTCACTTGGATGCAATGGCTTCATCTAGAAATAAGTCAATGGAATTCAGCCAATAATGACACAGTTGCTCAGTTGGAGTCTCTCAAAATATCAGAAGGGTTTCATGTTCCACGAGGAAAAGATCTACAGTGTAAcattaataatattaatcaGCTTTTAGCCCA atCCAATGATAGGATTCAAGAGGCTCAAGCTAGCCAACTGAAAGTTAGCCAGTTGTTTGAAACATACCACGAGTGCACTACCCAACAAGAATTAACTTCATCAGCGCAAACGTCGAATGTAGAATCAACGGAACTGATGAAATGGTTTAGTACTTCGTTTAACCAGACTAATCAAT ctTGTATCAACGTTCTTGCATTTCTGATTTCATTGTTGCGCAAGGGcgataaaaagataaaagaagaagaacaggatTCGAATGACGCAAGAGGCAAAGCTATAATCCGTCCTAATAAGCGGCGGGCAGAGGACGATCAAGAATCCTCGCGTGTTGGCAAGAAGGCTCGAAATGAGAGTTCAGATCGGTTTGAAGAAGATCCTTCCTGCGACGTGTCCAG AAATAATACCGATAGTcttgcaattaaaaaagaaaaggattatccagaagaaaacgaaaatcaagCCGAGCAA ACATTTTCCAATCAGGTTTTGGAAGACAGAGCTGCTGAGCTGGACAAAGAAGCAGAGCGAAATACCGATGTTTCAAATCGAATAGCACGACTCGAAGCCGATTTAGAATTCATGACCAAGCAAATTAAACAGGCCAAAGAATCTGAAGCCAAAGCACGTAAAGAAACGTTGAATCAAACTGAACGGGCTAAAAGaacggaagaaaaatatgaattggAGTTAAAGCAGCACTCTTCCGATGTTAAGCAGCTGAAAGCTGCACATGAACAGCTGGCACAAAGCAGATCTCAATTAGCAAAAGTATTGCGGCAACTATCAAATAGATCAACACCAGACTTGATAGAGAAACTCCAACGTGATAAAGAATTACTTGAGAAGCGATTGGAACAGGTACAGACGGAAATGGATGAAATCAAGGAGGCCCGAGAGAAAAGTATCCTTCAGGTAATGAGGGTCAATGCTGAATCCGTGGCACTGAAAATCACTTTGCAGGAAGAAGTCCGTTcagcaaaagaagaatcgCAGCAATTAAAAACGAAGTTGACTGAAACTATGGCCAAACATATAAATGAACTACATCGATTTCGCGATTACAAGACGCAGTTCGAAGAGCTTAAAATTGAATTCGATAAATTAAtccttgaaaaagaaaaatgttctgCTAATCTTGCCGCCGTTCAAGCCGCTCAAATCAAGGATCAAGAAATTGCCAAAAACAAAGCTGAATTGGAGAAAGCCAATCCAAAAATTGTTAAACAGGAAATGCATCAACCTTGTCTATCTTCAACGAAGCAACAAAATGTTCCAGTTGTTGCAAACCAACAACATCCAGCAGCACAACATGTCACTTCAACTTTGACACCACAGCAAGTTATTCAGAGAAATCCAACAAACAAGTGTAACGTACAGAATGTTGTCGTTCAAAATGTCGGGAATCCGTACAAACAGTTGCAGATTTTCAACTTTAATGCCATAGCCGCGGATATGTTGGTAGAGCTTCACAACAATAATGGAAACGTTGTCCAATTCGTTTACCCTTGCAACAATTGCAAACGGCCAGCAGAGACTGGATTCTACTGCGGTGAATGTGATGATTTCAAATTGTGCTTTCTCTGCCATAAAAAAGACGGGCATCATCACAAGATGGAGAAATTTGGGTTCGAGTTGGACCGAATCAACTCATCGTCCCATTTGAAAGATGTCACGGAAGATCGCATATCGAGAATTGATCGACGCATCCTTTCGTTTGTCCATTcgttttattgtattattgACTACTGCCTTGAACCATTTTGCCGTACGATGAAAGAAGTCGTCGCACACAATCTTGCGTGTCACGCTAAAACATCCATTGGAGAATTTAAAGGAAGTCCCAAGTTACAAAGCCGTTGTCTAGTTTGTCGGCAGCTTGTCGGCCTTATTATCAGTCATGCACACAACTGCACCGATCTCGAATGCAGTAAACCTTATTGCTCaaatgtgaagaagaagattaagAACAATTTATTCCTGGATAATCTATTCAAATCCACAAGGAAAGCGCTTCCCCCACCGAAAAAACTGGGGAACCCTAATTTGGAGCCATTGGGCTCACggaacaaaaatcaaattcccatcaacacaacaacaacttcatcTGCAGACTTAtccaaaaaagatttgagcAAAAAACCACTTCCGGATAAATCCCCCGCAGACGATTTCCCTCGAGCTGTTCACAGCGTTATTCAAGCACCAACTTCGTCAGGATCGGTTGACAGTGGAATTGTAATATCCAGTCCTACAGCAATCACCTATGCAGAGAATTTGAAACGGATACAGGAGAACGTCGCACTAGTTATTCATGCTCATAAATGCCTGCAAGGAGTTAACCAGGCAAACGAATCG TGCCCCACTCCACACTGcctgaaaatgaagaacatTTTGAACCACGTGAGATCATGCCAGAATGGTGAGTCGTGCCAAGTACCTCATTGCTCAAATTCGAAGAAGATAATTTCTCATTGGAGAAATTGCTGTAAATCTGATTGCCTTTTTTGCGTCGCTCTCAAAGCGTCAGATCATAATAAAG TGACAGTAGATTCAAGCGGTGCAGGAGTTGTGGCCTTGACAGTAAAACCATACGAAGCTCTTGGTGGAACTCAAGCTCCTACTAAATCTGTACAAGGTCAATTGCCAAGGCTTCAACCAGCTCCGTCTCAACAGTTGAATTCAACCGCCCAAATGGAAAACGTTCGACCAGTCACATCAACCGGCTATGTTTCTCat GTTGCAACCCAAGACGGGGGTGACAATCAAAGGGCTGGCGAAGATGCCGTGAAAACGTCAAACTCGATGGGTGTCTTACCTAAACTGCAGGAATTTGGCAAGAGAGTCATTACACCTCTTCAGTTGAATGTTTCACATCCCACCACTCCGTGTGTCCTAGATCCACCGCCAATAACTAACCTCCTTACTTCTCAAAATGTGACAGTTGATGGGGAAGTCAATCAAGCAATCCATCCCGTGGGAGCTAAGACAAACGTGGACACTAGCACGAGTGCGGatggtgaaaaaagaaaaattccacaGGAATCGGTCGATTCTATTCCACAACAGCCACTGTCCGGGAAAACTATGCACCTTGGTTTGGCCATCGCTATGGGTGGCGGAATTTGTTGTCCCGTTGGTGCGATGAATCGGAAAGCTCTCGCTAAACTACTACTGGATCCTGAACCATTTGGATGTAGAATTCGGTCAACTCTCAAAGAACttttgatgaaaatgaaatcaccaAACGTGACTGAAGAAACACGTCAAcgaattgcaatttttttcggAATCAActacctttttgtttgttcatttttccgTAAACAAAGTGAGCAGAGTGGATTATAG
- the LOC124197417 gene encoding uncharacterized protein LOC124197417 isoform X1 produces the protein MSNGNFVIRQIKMTENKYSLNVSSSENDDEFVCDICKVIVYKNDTKYALSACFNECHFFCPPCKQSSAATDGSKDSQPELSCPLCMLSERENEVKEQLWCSQCNVPASLACYEESHIIQNYNDLYNAHSLKLKLQINETNAACDHTLVKCRQIQSVHQVILTWMQWLHLEISQWNSANNDTVAQLESLKISEGFHVPRGKDLQCNINNINQLLAQSNDRIQEAQASQLKVSQLFETYHECTTQQELTSSAQTSNVESTELMKWFSTSFNQTNQSCINVLAFLISLLRKGDKKIKEEEQDSNDARGKAIIRPNKRRAEDDQESSRVGKKARNESSDRFEEDPSCDVSSRNNTDSLAIKKEKDYPEENENQAEQTFSNQVLEDRAAELDKEAERNTDVSNRIARLEADLEFMTKQIKQAKESEAKARKETLNQTERAKRTEEKYELELKQHSSDVKQLKAAHEQLAQSRSQLAKVLRQLSNRSTPDLIEKLQRDKELLEKRLEQVQTEMDEIKEAREKSILQVMRVNAESVALKITLQEEVRSAKEESQQLKTKLTETMAKHINELHRFRDYKTQFEELKIEFDKLILEKEKCSANLAAVQAAQIKDQEIAKNKAELEKANPKIVKQEMHQPCLSSTKQQNVPVVANQQHPAAQHVTSTLTPQQVIQRNPTNKCNVQNVVVQNVGNPYKQLQIFNFNAIAADMLVELHNNNGNVVQFVYPCNNCKRPAETGFYCGECDDFKLCFLCHKKDGHHHKMEKFGFELDRINSSSHLKDVTEDRISRIDRRILSFVHSFYCIIDYCLEPFCRTMKEVVAHNLACHAKTSIGEFKGSPKLQSRCLVCRQLVGLIISHAHNCTDLECSKPYCSNVKKKIKNNLFLDNLFKSTRKALPPPKKLGNPNLEPLGSRNKNQIPINTTTTSSADLSKKDLSKKPLPDKSPADDFPRAVHSVIQAPTSSGSVDSGIVISSPTAITYAENLKRIQENVALVIHAHKCLQGVNQANESCPTPHCLKMKNILNHVRSCQNGESCQVPHCSNSKKIISHWRNCCKSDCLFCVALKASDHNKVTVDSSGAGVVALTVKPYEALGGTQAPTKSVQGQLPRLQPAPSQQLNSTAQMENVRPVTSTGYVSHVATQDGGDNQRAGEDAVKTSNSMGVLPKLQEFGKRVITPLQLNVSHPTTPCVLDPPPITNLLTSQNVTVDGEVNQAIHPVGAKTNVDTSTSADGEKRKIPQESVDSIPQQPLSGKTMHLGLAIAMGGGICCPVGAMNRKALAKLLLDPEPFGCRIRSTLKELLMKMKSPNVTEETRQRIAIFFGINYLFVCSFFRKQSEQSGL, from the exons ATGTCGAATGGTAACTTCGTAATAagacag ATCAAAATGACGGAAAATAAGTACTCGTTAAATGTATCTTCATCCGAAAACGATGATGAATTCGTTTGTGATATATGCAAAGTAATTGTTTATAAGAATGATACAAAATATGCATTATCAGCATGTTTCAATGAGTGCCACTTCTTTTGTCCTCCTTGTAAACAG TCATCAGCAGCAACTGATGGTAGCAAAGATAGTCAGCCCGAATTAAGCTGTCCTCTGTGTATGTTGTCAGAAAGAGAGAATGAAGT AAAAGAACAACTGTGGTGTTCTCAGTGTAATGTTCCAGCATCACTGGCCTGCTATGAAGAAAGCCATATAATACAGAATTATAATGATCTCTACAATGCTCATTCTTTAAAGCTAAAGCTTCAGATTAACGAAACAAATGCTGCCTGTGACCATACTTTGGTGAAATGTCGTCAAATTCAGTCTGTTCATCAAGTAATTCTCACTTGGATGCAATGGCTTCATCTAGAAATAAGTCAATGGAATTCAGCCAATAATGACACAGTTGCTCAGTTGGAGTCTCTCAAAATATCAGAAGGGTTTCATGTTCCACGAGGAAAAGATCTACAGTGTAAcattaataatattaatcaGCTTTTAGCCCA atCCAATGATAGGATTCAAGAGGCTCAAGCTAGCCAACTGAAAGTTAGCCAGTTGTTTGAAACATACCACGAGTGCACTACCCAACAAGAATTAACTTCATCAGCGCAAACGTCGAATGTAGAATCAACGGAACTGATGAAATGGTTTAGTACTTCGTTTAACCAGACTAATCAAT ctTGTATCAACGTTCTTGCATTTCTGATTTCATTGTTGCGCAAGGGcgataaaaagataaaagaagaagaacaggatTCGAATGACGCAAGAGGCAAAGCTATAATCCGTCCTAATAAGCGGCGGGCAGAGGACGATCAAGAATCCTCGCGTGTTGGCAAGAAGGCTCGAAATGAGAGTTCAGATCGGTTTGAAGAAGATCCTTCCTGCGACGTGTCCAG TAGAAATAATACCGATAGTcttgcaattaaaaaagaaaaggattatccagaagaaaacgaaaatcaagCCGAGCAA ACATTTTCCAATCAGGTTTTGGAAGACAGAGCTGCTGAGCTGGACAAAGAAGCAGAGCGAAATACCGATGTTTCAAATCGAATAGCACGACTCGAAGCCGATTTAGAATTCATGACCAAGCAAATTAAACAGGCCAAAGAATCTGAAGCCAAAGCACGTAAAGAAACGTTGAATCAAACTGAACGGGCTAAAAGaacggaagaaaaatatgaattggAGTTAAAGCAGCACTCTTCCGATGTTAAGCAGCTGAAAGCTGCACATGAACAGCTGGCACAAAGCAGATCTCAATTAGCAAAAGTATTGCGGCAACTATCAAATAGATCAACACCAGACTTGATAGAGAAACTCCAACGTGATAAAGAATTACTTGAGAAGCGATTGGAACAGGTACAGACGGAAATGGATGAAATCAAGGAGGCCCGAGAGAAAAGTATCCTTCAGGTAATGAGGGTCAATGCTGAATCCGTGGCACTGAAAATCACTTTGCAGGAAGAAGTCCGTTcagcaaaagaagaatcgCAGCAATTAAAAACGAAGTTGACTGAAACTATGGCCAAACATATAAATGAACTACATCGATTTCGCGATTACAAGACGCAGTTCGAAGAGCTTAAAATTGAATTCGATAAATTAAtccttgaaaaagaaaaatgttctgCTAATCTTGCCGCCGTTCAAGCCGCTCAAATCAAGGATCAAGAAATTGCCAAAAACAAAGCTGAATTGGAGAAAGCCAATCCAAAAATTGTTAAACAGGAAATGCATCAACCTTGTCTATCTTCAACGAAGCAACAAAATGTTCCAGTTGTTGCAAACCAACAACATCCAGCAGCACAACATGTCACTTCAACTTTGACACCACAGCAAGTTATTCAGAGAAATCCAACAAACAAGTGTAACGTACAGAATGTTGTCGTTCAAAATGTCGGGAATCCGTACAAACAGTTGCAGATTTTCAACTTTAATGCCATAGCCGCGGATATGTTGGTAGAGCTTCACAACAATAATGGAAACGTTGTCCAATTCGTTTACCCTTGCAACAATTGCAAACGGCCAGCAGAGACTGGATTCTACTGCGGTGAATGTGATGATTTCAAATTGTGCTTTCTCTGCCATAAAAAAGACGGGCATCATCACAAGATGGAGAAATTTGGGTTCGAGTTGGACCGAATCAACTCATCGTCCCATTTGAAAGATGTCACGGAAGATCGCATATCGAGAATTGATCGACGCATCCTTTCGTTTGTCCATTcgttttattgtattattgACTACTGCCTTGAACCATTTTGCCGTACGATGAAAGAAGTCGTCGCACACAATCTTGCGTGTCACGCTAAAACATCCATTGGAGAATTTAAAGGAAGTCCCAAGTTACAAAGCCGTTGTCTAGTTTGTCGGCAGCTTGTCGGCCTTATTATCAGTCATGCACACAACTGCACCGATCTCGAATGCAGTAAACCTTATTGCTCaaatgtgaagaagaagattaagAACAATTTATTCCTGGATAATCTATTCAAATCCACAAGGAAAGCGCTTCCCCCACCGAAAAAACTGGGGAACCCTAATTTGGAGCCATTGGGCTCACggaacaaaaatcaaattcccatcaacacaacaacaacttcatcTGCAGACTTAtccaaaaaagatttgagcAAAAAACCACTTCCGGATAAATCCCCCGCAGACGATTTCCCTCGAGCTGTTCACAGCGTTATTCAAGCACCAACTTCGTCAGGATCGGTTGACAGTGGAATTGTAATATCCAGTCCTACAGCAATCACCTATGCAGAGAATTTGAAACGGATACAGGAGAACGTCGCACTAGTTATTCATGCTCATAAATGCCTGCAAGGAGTTAACCAGGCAAACGAATCG TGCCCCACTCCACACTGcctgaaaatgaagaacatTTTGAACCACGTGAGATCATGCCAGAATGGTGAGTCGTGCCAAGTACCTCATTGCTCAAATTCGAAGAAGATAATTTCTCATTGGAGAAATTGCTGTAAATCTGATTGCCTTTTTTGCGTCGCTCTCAAAGCGTCAGATCATAATAAAG TGACAGTAGATTCAAGCGGTGCAGGAGTTGTGGCCTTGACAGTAAAACCATACGAAGCTCTTGGTGGAACTCAAGCTCCTACTAAATCTGTACAAGGTCAATTGCCAAGGCTTCAACCAGCTCCGTCTCAACAGTTGAATTCAACCGCCCAAATGGAAAACGTTCGACCAGTCACATCAACCGGCTATGTTTCTCat GTTGCAACCCAAGACGGGGGTGACAATCAAAGGGCTGGCGAAGATGCCGTGAAAACGTCAAACTCGATGGGTGTCTTACCTAAACTGCAGGAATTTGGCAAGAGAGTCATTACACCTCTTCAGTTGAATGTTTCACATCCCACCACTCCGTGTGTCCTAGATCCACCGCCAATAACTAACCTCCTTACTTCTCAAAATGTGACAGTTGATGGGGAAGTCAATCAAGCAATCCATCCCGTGGGAGCTAAGACAAACGTGGACACTAGCACGAGTGCGGatggtgaaaaaagaaaaattccacaGGAATCGGTCGATTCTATTCCACAACAGCCACTGTCCGGGAAAACTATGCACCTTGGTTTGGCCATCGCTATGGGTGGCGGAATTTGTTGTCCCGTTGGTGCGATGAATCGGAAAGCTCTCGCTAAACTACTACTGGATCCTGAACCATTTGGATGTAGAATTCGGTCAACTCTCAAAGAACttttgatgaaaatgaaatcaccaAACGTGACTGAAGAAACACGTCAAcgaattgcaatttttttcggAATCAActacctttttgtttgttcatttttccgTAAACAAAGTGAGCAGAGTGGATTATAG
- the LOC124197696 gene encoding uncharacterized protein LOC124197696: MSENKVEVIDINDDDDGDFVSCQVCFTNFNEGEHLPKFLDKCHHFFCLTCIKSLVKGTNSRKKVTCPMCRATSVLGKKKCEDLGTNHIALRLLIVVGESQKKQNEGTNQQWCSECNASASKNCDLQKHEIINFNEIYHSHSLLLKDIIINSNSACDQALEIYRKIESSHEVILTRIRWLESEMTQRVLSNNAKIAHVESLKSEEGWIDACKEENMNASMNKIKQLVVKFSDITEEVKAAELKAKDYLDTNGSNDVAFLIELLKSQETDPSENFTSVPNGSSISGVVIQDNPVTKVTKDQELKQNQSQQLPKRRGEEHAESTTLPTKKIRVETPIESNKKIYRAVRHLF, encoded by the exons ATGTCAGAAAATAAAGTGGAAGTGATTGATatcaatgatgatgatgatggagactTTGTCTCCTGCCAGGTCTGCTTTACAAACTTTAATGAAGGAGAACATCTGCCAAAATTTTTAGACAAATGTCATCACTTTTTCTGTCTTACCTGTATTAAG AGTCTTGTAAAAGGTACAAACAGCAGAAAGAAAGTAACCTGTCCCATGTGCAGAGCAACTTCAGtacttggaaagaagaaatgtgaAGATTTAGGCACAAATCATATTGCCTTGCGTTTATTAATAGTGGTTGGAGAATCCCAGAAAAAACAGAACGAAGG GACAAACCAGCAGTGGTGTTCTGAATGTAATGCTTCAGCATCTAAAAACTGTGATCTTCAGAAACatgaaattataaatttcaacGAAATATACCATTCCCACTCTTTGCTCCTCAAGGATATTAtcatcaattcaaattcagcatGTGACCAAGCCCTGgaaatttacagaaaaattgaGTCTTCACATGAAGTCATTCTGACTAGAATTCGGTGGCTTGAGTCTGAAATGACTCAAAGGGTATTATCTAATAATGCCAAAATTGCTCATGTGGAGTCCTTGAAATCAGAAGAAGGATGGATTGATGCATGCAAGGAAGAAAACATGAATGCAAGCatgaataaaatcaaacaGCTTGTAGTCAA gTTCAGTGACATAACTGAAGAGGTGAAAGCTGCTGAATTAAAGGCTAAAGATTACCTTGATACTAATGGCAGTAACGACGTTGCTttcttaattgaattattgaaaAGTCAAGAAACCGATCCTTCGGAAAATTTCACTTCCGTTCCAAATGGCAGCAGTATCAGTGGCGTGGTGATTCAAGATAATCCGGTAACTAAGGTCACGAAAGATcaagaattgaaacaaaatc AAAGTCAACAATTACCCAAGCGACGGGGTGAAGAGCATGCAGAATCAACTACACTTCCTACGAAGAAGATTCGGGTAGAAACTCCAATCGAGTCAAATAAGAAGAtctatagggctgttcgacatcttttttaa
- the LOC124197621 gene encoding E3 ubiquitin-protein ligase TRIM32-like translates to MASILNEAVSDTDEDLITCHVCLQEFSSLEKHKPKFLDCHHYFCVSCIQGFSNVNSVLCPTCRRLTNMKGRKIEELATNNVVLRLVTIETNRARELAEREKKRKAEADTEAKQQKWCTDCSFLAYGGCIKDNHQVKNYKDYFQDRYSHLQSIIGDIQSSCKQALNDVTKIQLVHTDILGKLQVLCSEINRRVASSKDTIAELECRLKSVNDIDIYEEEDMFNLIKKVNQLIVEFSGKLKETQSIKLNAGNLLRSYGNYLNEAIIMLSNDETMEDKKTSRTAAVLNKDIESPSCSDSSQVKETTGQPNNKKIRISIIPNTRADALGLPSQGTVLREKWLRYPLLKKDFTHILRAVSNMKIQFIIDQFYAY, encoded by the exons ATGGCGTCAATATTAAATGAAGCAGTATCTGACACAGATGAAGACCTGATAACTTGTCATGTTTGTCTGCAGGAATTTAGCTCGTTGGAGAAGCATAAACCCAAATTTCTTGACT GTCATCATTACTTTTGTGTCAGTTGTATACAA GGCTTTTCTAACGTGAATTCGGTACTTTGCCCGACTTGCCGCAGATTGACGAACATGAAGGGACGCAAGATAGAAGAGTTGGCCACCAACAACGTCGTTTTACGTTTGGTGACCATAGAAACCAACCGAGCTCGTGAACTTGccgaacgggaaaaaaagaggaaggctGAAGCGGACACCGAAGC gaaacaacaaaagtgGTGCACTGACTGTTCTTTCCTTGCATATGGTGGTTGCATTAAAGATAATCATCAAGTCAAGAATTATAAGGACTACTTTCAAGATCGTTACTCACACCTACAATCAATCATCGGAGACATACAGTCATCTTGCAAACAAGCCCTAAACGATGTTACGAAAATTCAGTTGGTTCACACAGATATTCTTGGCAAGCTGCAAGTGCTTTGTTCCGAAATTAATAGAAGAGTGGCTTCTAGCAAAGACACAATCGCCGAGTTGGAATGCCGTCTTAAATCAGTAAATGATATTGATAtttatgaagaagaagacatgtTTAATTTGATCAAGAAAGTTAATCAACTGATTGTTGA ATTTAGTggtaaattaaaagaaacccAGTCTATCAAATTGAATGCTGGTAACCTTCTTCGGTCGTACGGTAATTACTTAAATGAAGCTATAATTATGTTATCAAACGATGAAACAATGGAAGACAAAAAGACATCAAGAACAGCTGCGGTATTGAACAAAGACATTGAATCGC CGTCTTGCTCAGATTCTTCGCAAGTCAAAGAGACAACAGGTCAGCCcaataacaagaaaattcgaatttcaatTATCCCAAACACCAGGGCAGACGCGTTAGGCCTACCGAGTCAAG GAACAGTCTTAAGAGAAAAATGGCTTCGTTACCCACTCCTTAAAAAG GACTTCACACACATCTTACGAGCGGTTTCAAACATGAAAATCCAGTTTATTATCGACCAATTCTATGCCTATTAA